A region from the Salidesulfovibrio onnuriiensis genome encodes:
- a CDS encoding nickel-dependent hydrogenase large subunit, with product MSKTLRVAPITRIEGHAGFEVMLDDNGNVADARMLVMSLRGFEKFVVGRPVEEVSRIVNRICGICPWQHHLASNKAADLCLGAEVPTTGRKLRELCQMLAYIPDKILHFYFLAAPDFVLGPGADFSVRNVVGVVGAVPDLAKQVVHMRYKTQMALEKFAGKVIHPIAAVVGGFSKPLLEDERKELLEVVREAKDFCLFTIKFARENVFPKYLEAVKTLGVFPSGYIGTVDGDGSLELYDGELRLMDMDGQYDQFAYSEYMNYIAEHVEDWSYLKFPYIKKAGGIKLDENDPVGVYRSNCLARINVCDQMKTPLAQKELEIFRKEFGRPAHLTLLYHWARLIELVQCCERAEDLLNDPDITGRDIRATGIKPRAGEGVGCVEAPRGTLIHHYKTDSDGMVEMANLIVGTTHNNAGMNLSIKQAAKAVIKDGNYDEEVMNLIEMAVRAYDPUMSCATHRLDGGMAMEVKIMNSKGEVLDTYSK from the coding sequence ATGAGCAAAACGCTTAGAGTCGCCCCCATCACGCGCATCGAGGGGCATGCCGGGTTCGAGGTCATGCTCGACGACAACGGCAACGTTGCCGACGCCCGCATGCTGGTCATGTCGCTGCGCGGATTTGAAAAGTTTGTGGTGGGACGCCCCGTGGAAGAGGTGTCCCGTATCGTCAACCGCATCTGCGGCATCTGCCCCTGGCAGCACCACCTGGCGTCCAACAAGGCCGCCGACCTGTGCCTGGGGGCCGAGGTGCCCACCACCGGCAGAAAGCTCCGCGAGCTGTGCCAGATGCTGGCCTACATCCCGGACAAGATCCTGCACTTCTACTTCCTGGCCGCTCCGGACTTCGTCCTCGGCCCGGGTGCGGACTTCTCCGTGCGCAACGTGGTCGGCGTCGTGGGCGCTGTCCCGGACCTAGCCAAGCAGGTGGTGCATATGCGCTACAAAACCCAGATGGCGCTCGAAAAGTTCGCCGGAAAGGTCATCCACCCCATTGCCGCGGTTGTCGGCGGCTTTTCCAAGCCCCTGCTCGAGGACGAACGCAAGGAACTCCTCGAAGTGGTCAGGGAAGCCAAGGACTTCTGCCTGTTCACCATCAAGTTCGCACGCGAAAACGTGTTCCCGAAGTACCTGGAAGCCGTGAAGACGCTGGGCGTCTTTCCCTCCGGCTACATCGGAACCGTGGACGGCGACGGCTCCCTGGAGCTTTACGACGGTGAGCTCCGCCTCATGGACATGGACGGACAGTACGACCAGTTCGCATATTCCGAATACATGAATTACATTGCGGAACATGTGGAAGACTGGTCCTACCTGAAGTTCCCCTACATCAAGAAGGCGGGCGGCATCAAACTGGACGAGAACGACCCCGTGGGCGTCTACCGTTCCAACTGCCTGGCGCGCATCAACGTCTGCGATCAGATGAAGACGCCCCTGGCCCAGAAGGAACTGGAGATCTTCCGCAAGGAATTCGGCCGTCCGGCCCACCTGACCCTGCTCTACCACTGGGCGCGCCTCATCGAGCTGGTCCAGTGCTGCGAGCGGGCGGAAGACCTGCTGAACGACCCGGACATCACCGGCCGCGACATCCGCGCAACCGGCATCAAGCCCCGCGCCGGAGAAGGCGTGGGCTGTGTCGAGGCCCCGCGCGGAACGCTGATCCATCATTACAAGACGGACAGCGACGGCATGGTCGAGATGGCCAACCTCATTGTCGGCACCACCCACAACAACGCCGGCATGAACCTGTCCATCAAGCAGGCCGCCAAGGCCGTCATCAAGGACGGCAACTACGACGAGGAGGTCATGAACCTCATTGAAATGGCGGTACGCGCCTACGACCCGTGAATGTCCTGCGCTACCCACCGCCTGGATGGCGGTATGGCCATGGAAGTGAAGATCATGAACTCCAAGGGCGAAGTCCTGGACACCTACAGCAAATAA
- a CDS encoding methyl viologen-reducing hydrogenase, with translation MVKIAEEWLNSCSGCEIAILNIGDVLVDLLPSLEFVHIPVLIDKKYYGQTGEGTELEIPKATVGIVSGGVKNEEHLEVLKKMRESVDILIALGTCATDGGIPGLANMYSNEEIRDFSYRESPTTEAGPDPDTENNHIPAMLEKCSALDEHVKVDLKLPGCPPHPDWIAAAILSLLDDKNVLELPTKSVCDTCPTIRESKKGIGDIKRMLEAPEYDPEKPVSEMRCLLEQGFLCLGPVTRAGCAGMTGAAPRCISARVPCRGCYGPVREDRMPLVDYMGALASVGYDPAGVPDRRGYLCRFSGAHGVLKKLG, from the coding sequence GTGGTCAAGATTGCAGAAGAGTGGCTGAACTCCTGCTCCGGTTGCGAGATCGCCATCCTGAACATCGGCGATGTTCTGGTGGATCTCCTGCCTTCCCTGGAATTCGTCCATATACCGGTTCTGATAGACAAGAAGTACTACGGCCAGACCGGTGAGGGTACGGAACTCGAGATCCCCAAAGCCACCGTGGGCATCGTCTCCGGCGGCGTGAAGAACGAGGAGCACCTCGAGGTCCTGAAGAAGATGCGCGAAAGCGTGGACATCCTCATCGCCCTGGGAACCTGCGCCACCGACGGCGGCATCCCCGGGCTGGCCAACATGTACTCCAACGAGGAGATCCGCGACTTCTCCTACCGTGAGTCCCCGACCACGGAGGCGGGTCCGGACCCGGATACCGAAAACAACCATATCCCGGCCATGCTTGAGAAGTGTTCCGCCCTTGACGAGCACGTCAAGGTAGACCTCAAGCTCCCCGGCTGCCCGCCGCATCCCGACTGGATCGCGGCCGCCATTCTGTCCCTGCTGGACGACAAGAATGTGCTCGAGCTGCCGACCAAATCCGTGTGCGACACCTGTCCCACGATCCGGGAAAGCAAAAAGGGAATTGGCGACATCAAGCGCATGCTCGAGGCCCCGGAATACGATCCGGAAAAGCCCGTCAGCGAAATGCGTTGCCTTCTGGAACAAGGCTTCCTGTGTCTCGGTCCCGTGACCAGGGCCGGCTGCGCCGGCATGACGGGAGCCGCGCCGCGCTGCATCAGCGCCCGCGTGCCCTGCCGCGGCTGCTACGGCCCGGTCCGCGAAGACAGAATGCCTCTTGTCGACTACATGGGCGCACTAGCCTCCGTCGGGTACGACCCGGCGGGCGTGCCGGATCGCCGGGGATACCTCTGCCGTTTCAGCGGCGCGCATGGTGTCCTGAAAAAACTGGGTTAA
- a CDS encoding hydrogenase iron-sulfur subunit — protein MADFEPTIIGFLCNWCAYAGGDLAGVSRLQYPPNMRAVRVMCSGMVHPDLVVDALNNGADGVIVMGUHLGECHYLDGNNKALARAEGAKLVLEDLGIDPERFALEWVSSAEAPRFAEVVTRFTEKIKELGPNPSKKQAA, from the coding sequence ATGGCTGACTTTGAACCGACCATCATCGGCTTCCTCTGCAACTGGTGTGCATACGCCGGTGGAGACCTGGCAGGCGTTTCCCGCCTCCAGTATCCGCCGAACATGCGCGCCGTGCGGGTAATGTGCTCCGGGATGGTCCATCCGGACCTCGTTGTGGATGCCCTGAACAATGGCGCGGACGGCGTCATCGTCATGGGCTGACACCTCGGCGAGTGTCATTACCTGGATGGTAATAATAAAGCATTGGCTAGGGCAGAAGGCGCAAAGCTCGTTCTGGAGGATCTCGGAATCGATCCCGAACGCTTCGCCCTCGAATGGGTTTCCTCCGCGGAAGCCCCGCGCTTCGCGGAAGTGGTCACCAGGTTCACCGAGAAGATCAAGGAACTTGGCCCCAACCCGAGCAAGAAACAGGCAGCATAA
- a CDS encoding FAD-dependent oxidoreductase: MAANKLGSVMVVGGGIAGIQTALDLADSGYYVHLVEKSAGIGGVMAQLDKTFPTNDCAMUILSPKLVECGRHLNIELHTLAEVQGVSGEEGNFTVTVRKSPRYVDMDKCIACGECAAKCPKKVDSEYNEGTDKRKAIYIPYGQSVPLKYAIDPNNCIMIQKGKCGACEKACPTQAVNFGDKEEIVELNVGSMILTPGFKAFDPSGYDYLYYDKAADVVTSLEYERLLSANGPCMGHLVRPSDKKEPSKIAWLQCVGSRDENRCGNGFCSSVCCMYAIKQSLMTAEHTTGPCEQTILYMDIRSHGKEFEKYYEGAKKSGVNFVQARPHTILPGPDGKGAIIEYADKKGQMVSEEFDMVVLSIGLEAPKDAKDLSGKLGFKLNKYGFAETSSFTPVLTSRDGIYASGAFHAPMDIPQAVTDASSAAAGAAVTLAEARGTLTQEKTYPAETDISGQEPRIGVFVCSCGTNIAGTVDVKAVCDYSATLPNVVFVENNLFTCSTDTQEIIAGKIKEHGLNRIVVAACTPRTHEPLFKDTLREAGLNEYLVEMANIRNQNSWVHQNDPENATAKAKDQVRMAVAKAAILQPLEKMSVDVTQKALVIGGGMSGMTSALGIADMGYDVVLLEKSDTLGGNAWSLSETWRGEAIKPELQAMIGKVENHDRITVLKKAALKTAVGSVGNFVSEVNVDGQSKAVKYGVAVVATGAREYKPNEYLYGENDAVKTHLEFDALIESGQAKNADSVVFIQCVGSRDSDRPYCSRVCCTHTVESAIRLKEMKPEMNVYVLNRDIRTFGLREDLYTKARKLGVIFIKYTLDNKPRVAAGGSGVKVTATDHILDRPLEIGADYLVLATAIVPNQTEELVELYKCSVGEDGFITEAHPKLRPVDMSVDGLFVAGLCHYPKPIDEAVAQAQAATSRAGVLLARTEMPLDSIKSVVTEKCDGCALCVDTCPYNAIKLEDYEDDKGKAHRRIFTDKALCKGCGVCMATCPKGGVNVSGFTMEQLKAQVYSALEGIS, from the coding sequence ATGGCTGCGAACAAACTTGGATCGGTCATGGTCGTCGGCGGCGGTATCGCCGGTATCCAGACGGCTCTCGATTTGGCCGACTCCGGTTATTATGTGCATCTCGTCGAGAAGAGTGCCGGCATTGGTGGCGTCATGGCCCAGCTGGACAAGACCTTCCCGACCAACGACTGCGCGATGTGAATACTCTCGCCCAAGTTGGTTGAGTGCGGTCGGCACTTGAATATCGAGTTACATACTCTGGCAGAGGTACAAGGCGTTTCCGGCGAGGAAGGCAACTTCACGGTCACCGTGAGGAAATCCCCCCGCTACGTGGACATGGACAAATGTATCGCGTGCGGCGAATGCGCCGCGAAATGTCCCAAGAAAGTCGATAGCGAATACAACGAGGGAACGGACAAGCGCAAAGCCATATACATTCCATATGGCCAGTCCGTACCGCTCAAATATGCCATCGATCCCAACAACTGCATCATGATCCAGAAAGGCAAGTGCGGCGCGTGCGAAAAGGCATGTCCCACACAGGCCGTCAATTTCGGCGACAAGGAAGAAATCGTCGAACTGAACGTCGGTTCCATGATCCTGACACCGGGCTTCAAGGCGTTCGATCCTTCCGGTTACGACTACCTGTACTATGACAAGGCAGCCGATGTCGTAACCAGCCTCGAATACGAACGCCTGCTCTCGGCGAACGGTCCCTGCATGGGGCACCTGGTTCGCCCGTCGGACAAGAAGGAACCCTCCAAGATCGCGTGGCTCCAGTGCGTGGGCTCCCGCGACGAAAATCGCTGCGGAAACGGATTCTGCTCCAGCGTGTGCTGCATGTACGCCATCAAGCAGAGCCTGATGACGGCCGAACATACCACCGGCCCCTGTGAACAGACCATTCTGTACATGGACATCCGCAGCCACGGCAAGGAGTTCGAGAAGTACTACGAAGGCGCAAAAAAGAGCGGTGTGAACTTCGTGCAGGCACGGCCCCACACCATTCTGCCCGGCCCCGACGGCAAGGGCGCCATCATTGAGTACGCCGACAAGAAGGGACAGATGGTCAGCGAAGAGTTCGACATGGTCGTTCTGTCCATCGGCCTCGAAGCTCCCAAGGACGCCAAGGACCTGTCCGGCAAGCTGGGATTCAAGCTGAACAAGTACGGCTTTGCCGAAACCTCCAGCTTCACCCCGGTGCTGACCTCCAGGGACGGCATCTACGCTTCGGGCGCGTTCCACGCTCCCATGGACATCCCCCAGGCCGTCACGGACGCATCCTCCGCGGCAGCGGGCGCGGCCGTCACCCTGGCGGAGGCCCGCGGCACCCTTACCCAGGAAAAAACCTATCCCGCCGAGACCGACATCTCGGGCCAGGAACCGCGCATCGGCGTTTTCGTCTGCTCCTGCGGCACGAACATCGCCGGCACCGTGGACGTGAAGGCGGTCTGCGACTATTCCGCCACCCTGCCCAACGTGGTCTTTGTGGAAAACAACCTGTTCACCTGCTCCACCGACACCCAGGAGATCATTGCCGGGAAGATCAAGGAGCACGGCCTGAACCGCATCGTGGTGGCCGCGTGCACGCCGCGCACCCACGAGCCCCTGTTCAAGGACACCCTGAGGGAAGCCGGGCTCAACGAGTACCTCGTTGAAATGGCCAACATCAGGAACCAGAACAGCTGGGTCCATCAGAACGACCCCGAAAATGCCACGGCAAAGGCCAAGGACCAGGTCCGCATGGCGGTTGCCAAGGCGGCCATCCTGCAGCCCCTGGAAAAGATGTCCGTGGACGTCACCCAGAAGGCGCTGGTCATCGGCGGCGGCATGTCCGGCATGACGTCGGCCCTCGGCATCGCCGACATGGGCTACGACGTGGTGCTGCTCGAAAAGAGCGACACCCTGGGCGGCAACGCCTGGTCCCTGTCCGAGACCTGGCGCGGCGAGGCCATCAAGCCCGAGCTGCAGGCCATGATCGGCAAGGTGGAAAACCATGACAGGATCACCGTCCTCAAGAAGGCCGCGCTGAAGACCGCCGTCGGTTCCGTCGGCAACTTCGTCAGCGAGGTGAACGTGGACGGCCAGTCCAAGGCCGTGAAATACGGCGTGGCCGTCGTGGCCACCGGCGCACGCGAATACAAGCCGAACGAGTACCTCTACGGCGAAAACGACGCGGTGAAGACCCACCTGGAATTCGATGCCCTCATCGAATCCGGCCAGGCCAAAAACGCCGACAGCGTCGTCTTCATCCAGTGCGTGGGCTCCCGCGATTCCGACCGGCCGTACTGCAGCCGCGTCTGCTGTACCCACACCGTGGAATCGGCCATCCGGCTCAAGGAAATGAAGCCCGAAATGAACGTGTATGTCCTGAACCGGGACATCCGCACCTTCGGGCTGCGCGAAGACCTGTACACCAAGGCCCGCAAGCTCGGTGTCATCTTCATCAAGTACACCCTGGACAACAAGCCCCGGGTTGCGGCGGGCGGCAGCGGCGTGAAAGTCACCGCCACCGACCACATCCTGGATCGTCCGCTGGAGATCGGCGCCGACTACCTCGTGCTGGCCACGGCCATCGTGCCCAACCAGACCGAGGAACTGGTCGAGCTGTACAAGTGCTCCGTGGGTGAAGACGGCTTCATCACCGAAGCCCACCCCAAGCTGCGTCCCGTGGACATGTCCGTGGACGGCCTGTTCGTCGCCGGCCTGTGCCACTACCCGAAGCCCATCGACGAAGCCGTTGCGCAGGCCCAGGCCGCGACCAGCCGCGCCGGCGTCCTGCTCGCCCGGACCGAGATGCCTCTCGACTCCATCAAGAGCGTGGTCACCGAAAAATGCGACGGCTGCGCCCTGTGCGTGGACACCTGCCCGTACAACGCCATCAAGCTCGAAGACTACGAGGATGACAAGGGCAAGGCGCACCGCAGGATCTTCACGGACAAGGCCCTGTGCAAGGGCTGCGGCGTGTGCATGGCCACCTGCCCCAAGGGCGGCGTGAACGTCAGCGGCTTCACCATGGAACAGCTCAAGGCCCAGGTGTACTCCGCCTTGGAAGGAATCAGCTAA
- a CDS encoding (Fe-S)-binding protein: protein MGEPAIVLEGGVQSNFKDDVMKILPEGGNLNMCLTCGLCSSGCPATGLEDMDPRKFLRMAMLGMDEEILKSDWIWMCTMCMRCISVCPMQINIPQLVYNARARQDRETKPKGIVGSCDQALRTDGNSAMGASSEDFQFVVEDVLEEACEDQECCKTLTAPINKQGAQFFLNQNSREPVTEPDEMIPLWKILNLVGADWTYGTAGWAAENYCMFAAEDKDWEQIVRHKVKAVEDLGAKVWLNTEUGHEFYAIRAGLQKFGIEPKFELDSIIRYYAQWIREGKLPVNSDWNKELGIKFTVQDPCQLIRKSLGDPIAEDLRFVVKQVVGEENFIDMHPNMSNNYCCGGGGGFLQAGFPEARRYYGKRKLDQILATGAAYCIAPCHNCHSQIHDLSHHYDAGYQTVHLWTLICLSLGMLGPNEREYLGDDLKEVGL, encoded by the coding sequence ATGGGCGAACCCGCGATTGTCCTTGAAGGTGGAGTGCAATCCAATTTCAAGGACGATGTCATGAAAATTCTGCCCGAGGGCGGAAACCTCAACATGTGCCTTACGTGCGGTCTGTGCTCGTCCGGCTGCCCGGCAACGGGGCTGGAGGACATGGATCCCAGGAAATTCCTGCGCATGGCCATGTTGGGAATGGATGAGGAGATCCTGAAAAGCGACTGGATCTGGATGTGCACCATGTGCATGCGGTGTATCAGCGTCTGCCCCATGCAGATCAACATTCCGCAGTTGGTGTACAACGCGCGCGCCCGCCAGGACCGCGAGACAAAGCCCAAAGGCATTGTCGGTTCCTGTGACCAGGCATTGCGCACCGACGGCAACAGCGCCATGGGTGCCAGCTCCGAGGATTTCCAGTTCGTCGTGGAAGACGTGCTGGAGGAAGCTTGCGAGGATCAGGAGTGCTGCAAGACTTTGACGGCACCCATCAACAAACAGGGAGCTCAGTTCTTCTTGAACCAGAACTCCCGCGAACCCGTCACCGAACCGGATGAAATGATCCCCCTGTGGAAGATCCTGAATCTGGTCGGCGCCGACTGGACCTACGGCACTGCCGGCTGGGCCGCGGAAAACTACTGTATGTTCGCGGCCGAGGACAAAGACTGGGAACAGATTGTCCGCCACAAGGTGAAGGCGGTCGAAGACTTGGGAGCCAAGGTCTGGCTCAACACAGAGTGAGGCCACGAATTCTACGCAATCCGGGCCGGATTGCAGAAGTTTGGCATTGAACCCAAGTTCGAACTCGACAGCATCATCAGGTACTACGCACAGTGGATCCGCGAAGGGAAGTTGCCCGTCAACTCCGACTGGAACAAGGAACTTGGCATCAAGTTCACGGTCCAGGACCCCTGCCAGCTGATCCGCAAATCCCTCGGCGACCCCATTGCCGAAGACCTCCGTTTTGTCGTCAAGCAAGTCGTCGGTGAGGAAAACTTCATCGACATGCACCCCAACATGTCCAACAACTACTGTTGCGGCGGTGGCGGGGGGTTCCTGCAGGCCGGCTTCCCCGAAGCCCGCAGGTACTACGGCAAGCGCAAGCTCGACCAGATCCTGGCGACCGGTGCGGCGTACTGCATTGCGCCCTGCCACAACTGCCACTCCCAGATTCACGACCTGTCCCACCACTATGACGCGGGATACCAGACCGTCCACCTCTGGACGCTGATCTGCCTGTCCCTCGGCATGCTGGGGCCCAACGAACGTGAATACCTGGGCGATGATCTCAAGGAGGTTGGCCTCTAG
- a CDS encoding ATP-binding protein — MNKNIITKAAKPLAFAVAATLLALAAAWFFQSPKGSLPLTYEEREWLARHPVIRLGATPSTRPLEYFGEKAVYKGMVADYMALLEQRLEIQFKVVETTNLNKLLAMAKDREVDVIASFRANPVEINYMRFSRPYLEMPTVILVNKNRKEFLRLEDMDDMDLALPKGYAVIDYVHKYYPKIHIQPVYNYLAALLHISFDEIDATIISLPQASYFIEDKGITNLRVAGHTDYRIYNRIATRSDWPILSSILQKGLDSITEKERSQIYRKWVTLDQHYLSFLLHNKQFWGYLIGGILIVFLFIVSIISWNRTLHRRVNERTQELKLELDARMRLLAAIEQAQDGIFILDTEGMVEYINPSFARMSGYSLDELKGGHIAIIRSDKHSPDFFKDIWEVLGRGELWKGQTIYRRKDGTIYEVDLTISPLYNSAGELTGYVEVARDITERLEMEKQLRQSQKLEELGTLAGGIAHDFNNILAAIQGYAELSLPAVEPEGRAHANLQRIQNVAGRAKDMVHQILVFSRRREPEKSHIRLEPLLKEVVNFLHTSLPSTIEIRLEIGAGDACILGDPGQMHQVITNLGTNAAYAMQQDGGVLTISLDRVELGQEVLSATSALKPGPALRLRVADTGEGIPEEVMSRIFDPFFTTKPQGKGTGMGLSMVHGIVGSLGGEISVDSRPGQGTTFDILLPEAHGAATSPAVSQEAAIPGHGRILFVDDEADMVEVGKQMLGNLGYTVTGVNDSLDAVDIFRRAPGDFDLVITDQTMPYLTGDRLARTVHAIRPDLPIVLCTGFSASLEHLEPGEHGIRAVLMKPFAMSELSKAVNTALQKRK, encoded by the coding sequence ATGAACAAAAACATCATCACCAAAGCAGCAAAACCCCTGGCCTTTGCCGTGGCCGCCACCCTCCTGGCCCTGGCCGCGGCCTGGTTCTTCCAGAGCCCGAAGGGAAGCCTCCCCCTGACCTACGAGGAAAGGGAATGGCTGGCCCGGCACCCGGTCATCCGCCTGGGGGCCACCCCGTCCACGCGCCCCCTGGAGTACTTCGGCGAAAAGGCCGTGTACAAGGGCATGGTGGCCGACTACATGGCCCTGCTGGAACAACGGCTGGAAATACAGTTCAAGGTGGTGGAGACCACCAATCTCAACAAGCTGCTCGCCATGGCCAAGGACCGGGAGGTGGACGTCATCGCCTCGTTCCGGGCCAACCCCGTGGAAATAAACTACATGCGTTTCTCGCGGCCCTACCTGGAGATGCCCACGGTCATCCTGGTGAACAAGAACCGCAAGGAATTCCTGCGGCTGGAGGACATGGACGACATGGACCTGGCCCTGCCCAAGGGCTATGCGGTCATCGACTACGTGCACAAGTACTACCCCAAGATCCACATCCAGCCGGTCTACAACTACCTGGCCGCCCTGCTGCACATCTCCTTCGACGAGATCGACGCCACCATCATCTCTCTGCCCCAGGCCAGCTATTTCATCGAGGACAAGGGCATCACCAACCTGCGCGTGGCCGGGCACACGGACTACCGGATCTACAACCGCATCGCCACCCGCTCGGACTGGCCCATACTGAGCTCCATCCTGCAGAAGGGCCTGGACTCCATCACCGAGAAGGAGCGCAGCCAGATCTACCGGAAATGGGTGACCCTGGACCAGCACTACCTGTCCTTCCTGCTGCACAACAAGCAGTTCTGGGGCTACCTCATCGGCGGCATCCTCATCGTGTTCCTGTTCATCGTCTCCATCATCTCCTGGAACCGCACCCTGCACCGCCGCGTCAACGAGCGGACCCAGGAACTCAAGCTGGAGCTGGACGCGCGCATGCGCCTGCTGGCGGCCATCGAGCAGGCCCAGGACGGCATCTTCATCCTGGATACCGAGGGCATGGTGGAATACATCAACCCTTCCTTTGCCAGGATGTCGGGCTATTCCCTGGACGAGCTCAAGGGCGGGCACATCGCCATCATCCGCAGCGACAAGCACAGCCCGGACTTCTTCAAGGACATCTGGGAGGTTCTGGGCCGGGGCGAGCTGTGGAAGGGCCAGACCATCTACCGGCGCAAGGACGGAACCATCTACGAGGTGGACCTGACCATCTCCCCGCTCTACAACTCGGCCGGGGAACTCACCGGCTACGTGGAGGTGGCCCGCGACATCACCGAGCGCCTGGAAATGGAAAAACAGCTCCGCCAGAGCCAGAAGCTGGAGGAACTGGGCACCCTTGCCGGGGGCATCGCCCACGACTTCAACAACATCCTGGCCGCCATCCAGGGCTATGCCGAGCTTTCCCTGCCCGCCGTGGAACCCGAGGGGCGGGCCCACGCCAACCTGCAGCGCATCCAGAACGTTGCGGGCCGGGCCAAGGACATGGTCCACCAGATCCTGGTCTTCTCCCGCAGGCGGGAGCCCGAGAAAAGCCATATCCGCCTGGAACCGCTGCTCAAGGAAGTGGTCAACTTCCTGCACACCTCCCTGCCCTCCACCATCGAGATCCGCCTGGAGATCGGGGCCGGGGACGCCTGCATCCTGGGCGACCCGGGCCAGATGCACCAGGTCATCACCAACCTGGGCACCAACGCGGCCTACGCCATGCAGCAGGACGGCGGCGTGCTGACCATCTCCCTGGACCGGGTGGAGCTGGGCCAGGAGGTCCTCTCGGCCACCAGCGCCCTGAAGCCGGGACCGGCCCTGCGCCTGCGCGTGGCCGACACGGGCGAGGGCATTCCCGAGGAGGTCATGAGCCGCATCTTCGACCCCTTCTTCACCACCAAGCCGCAGGGCAAGGGCACGGGCATGGGCCTGTCCATGGTCCACGGCATCGTGGGCAGCCTGGGCGGCGAAATCTCCGTGGACAGCAGGCCGGGCCAGGGAACCACCTTCGACATCCTCCTGCCCGAGGCCCACGGCGCGGCCACCTCCCCGGCCGTGAGCCAGGAGGCCGCGATCCCCGGGCACGGGCGCATCCTGTTCGTGGACGACGAGGCCGACATGGTCGAGGTGGGCAAACAGATGCTCGGGAACCTCGGCTACACCGTGACCGGCGTCAACGACAGCCTGGACGCCGTGGACATCTTCCGCCGGGCCCCCGGCGACTTCGACCTGGTCATCACGGACCAGACCATGCCCTATCTCACCGGCGACCGGCTGGCCAGGACCGTCCACGCCATCCGCCCGGACCTGCCCATCGTCCTGTGCACCGGCTTCTCCGCCTCCCTGGAGCACCTGGAGCCGGGAGAGCACGGAATCCGCGCCGTGCTCATGAAGCCTTTTGCCATGTCCGAACTTTCCAAGGCCGTAAATACCGCTTTGCAAAAAAGAAAATAG